The proteins below are encoded in one region of Candidatus Firestonebacteria bacterium RIFOXYD2_FULL_39_29:
- a CDS encoding LemA family protein yields MGNYFIIGLCLLFVAVVFIFNLLITKRNQVKNAFASIDALLKKRYDLIPNLVEAVKGYVKHESALLTEIAKLRSAAISGQKSGKEKEGIDNEMGNTLKSIMAVSESYPELKASNNFMHLQKTLNEVEEQISAERRAYNASVNDYNNAVMLFPFNILAGLLGFKEGDYFSITEKGRENINVAEQWKK; encoded by the coding sequence ATGGGTAATTATTTTATAATCGGGCTGTGCCTTCTGTTTGTCGCAGTTGTTTTTATTTTTAATCTTTTGATTACAAAACGGAACCAGGTGAAAAATGCTTTTGCCTCGATTGATGCGCTTTTGAAAAAGCGGTATGATTTGATACCAAATCTCGTTGAAGCGGTAAAGGGTTATGTAAAGCATGAGAGCGCGCTCTTAACCGAGATAGCAAAACTGAGGTCTGCGGCAATCTCCGGACAAAAAAGCGGAAAAGAAAAAGAAGGAATTGATAATGAAATGGGAAATACTCTAAAAAGCATAATGGCTGTTTCCGAAAGTTATCCCGAGTTAAAAGCAAGTAATAATTTTATGCACCTGCAAAAAACTCTTAATGAAGTGGAGGAACAAATTTCCGCCGAAAGGCGCGCCTATAACGCCTCGGTAAATGATTATAATAATGCGGTTATGCTGTTCCCGTTCAATATTCTCGCCGGTCTTCTCGGATTTAAAGAAGGTGACTATTTTTCTATTACGGAAAAAGGCAGGGAGAATATTAATGTCGCGGAGCAGTGGAAAAAATGA
- a CDS encoding site-specific tyrosine recombinase XerD: MLELVPEFLMYLSTERRYPVSTVSSYKNDINQFLLFIEKKGIGDAAKITKHDILDYFSSVKEKYDPSSSARKLSAIKTFFKFLSLEKKMEENPAAELESPRLMKKLPDVLSEQEIVRLLESVNQKDKDDLRDRALLELMYATGMRISEVSNLKIYDYDTVAQYIRCMGKGSKERIVPVGKVAADWVDEYIGKIRIELVEKTSSSSGELFLNKRGKKFSRVWLWKIIVKRAAAAGIAKHVTPHTLRHSFATHLLTHGADLRSVQEMLGHSSISTTQIYTHVDRSRLREVHKKYHPRP, from the coding sequence ATGCTGGAACTAGTTCCTGAATTCTTAATGTACCTCTCCACCGAACGCCGATATCCTGTCAGTACGGTGAGTTCGTACAAAAATGATATTAATCAGTTTTTACTGTTCATCGAAAAAAAAGGTATTGGTGATGCGGCAAAAATCACCAAGCATGACATATTGGATTATTTTTCATCCGTGAAGGAGAAATATGATCCCTCTTCTTCTGCAAGAAAACTTTCTGCGATCAAAACTTTTTTTAAATTTCTTTCTCTGGAAAAAAAGATGGAGGAAAATCCCGCGGCAGAACTGGAATCTCCCCGGCTTATGAAAAAACTGCCGGATGTTCTTTCGGAACAGGAGATTGTCAGGCTGCTGGAGTCTGTAAATCAAAAAGACAAAGATGATCTCCGGGACCGCGCGCTCCTCGAGTTGATGTATGCCACAGGTATGCGCATCTCCGAGGTTTCTAATCTGAAAATATATGACTATGATACAGTTGCGCAGTATATAAGGTGCATGGGGAAGGGGAGCAAAGAAAGGATAGTTCCGGTAGGAAAGGTAGCGGCGGATTGGGTGGATGAATACATAGGAAAAATACGCATTGAATTAGTCGAGAAAACCTCCTCCTCTTCCGGAGAGCTATTTTTAAATAAAAGAGGAAAAAAATTCAGCAGGGTCTGGCTCTGGAAGATAATAGTGAAGCGTGCCGCGGCGGCAGGTATAGCAAAACACGTGACTCCTCACACTTTAAGACATTCCTTTGCCACGCATCTTCTCACTCACGGTGCCGATCTCAGAAGCGTGCAGGAGATGCTCGGGCATTCAAGTATTTCGACGACGCAGATATATACGCATGTGGACAGATCCCGCCTCCGTGAAGTGCATAAAAAATATCATCCGAGGCCGTGA